GTGTCGGTCCGGCCGGGGATCATGAAGAGCAACCCGATGTGCGGGTTGTCGAGGATGTTGCGGTAGCCGTCGGCCCGCTTGTTGCCTGGCCGCTCGGGCAGCGCGATGGTCGTGTCGTCCAGCACCAGGGTGAAGCCGGCCGGGTCGCCCTTGGGTGAGACGTCGCAGCTGCCGTCCGCGCCGGCCGTGGCCATCAGGCAGAACGGCGATGCGCCGAGCCAGTCGCGGTCCCGCTCGTGCAGGCGGGGGCGTTCCTTGTTGGCGGCCCGCGCGTTCGGCACGCCGAGCAACTCGCGCAACTCCTCGTGCGAGGTGATCTCCACCGTCACGTTGGTCCTCCCTCAGCCGTTGACCCGTTGCGGGCGCCACCATTCGTCAGCCTAGGCCGCCGTGACCAGCGCGAGGTTTGTGCCGGGTCGCCGGGGGTACGGCCTCACCGATCGCGCCCGCCGCACGTGACCGTTCCGCAGGACGCCGACCAGTGGAGGCCGGGAGATGGAGAGCCGACTCAAGATACTGGGCCACCCAGTCCATCCGATGCTGGTCATGTTCCCGGTCGCACTGCTGTTCACCGCGGTGCTGTTCGACGTGGTGGACACCGTCGGCGGCCCCGACCTCCTCGGCGAGGTCGCGTACTGGAACATCACGGTCGGCCTGATCGGCGGCCTGCTGGCCGCGGTGGCCGGCTCGTTCGACCTGCTGGCGATCCCGACGGGCACCCGCGCCAAGCGGGTGGGCCTGCTGCACGCCGGGGCCAACCTCGCGGTGATCCTGCTCTTCGCCGCGATCTGGGTCGTCCGGCTCAACGCCGACTCCCGCGCCGCTGGCGGCGCGTTGCTCGTCGTCGAGGTGGTCGCGGTGGCGATCCTCGGCATCAGCGCCTGGCTCGGCGGCGAGTTGGTCGACCGGCTCGGTGTGGGCGTCGACCGCGACGCCGGCCTGGACGCGCCCAGCTCACTGCGGCCGCAGGCGGCCACCAACCGGACCGGAGAGGCGCGATGAGCGAGCAGCAGACCGGCGGTCTCGGCCGGGGATGGCGGGGAGGCCGGCAGCAGGGCTGGGACCCGATGGGGGAGTTGCAGTCGCTGCGCTCCGAGCTGAGCCGCCTGGTCGGTGGTCGGGCCGGGGCGTCGGACGTCGAGTTGACCGAGACTTCGGACGGCTGGGAGGTCGTCGTCCGGCTGCCCGGGGTGGCACCGGAGGAGGTGGCGGTCGAGTTGGACGACCGCGAGCTGTGCGTGCGGGCCCGCTCCGAGGCGGAGGTCAACGCCGACCAGGGCATCCCCGGCGGTTTCGAGACCCGCGGCTTCGAGTACCGCGTCAACCTGCCGTCGCGGGTCGACCCGGA
The window above is part of the Micromonospora sp. LH3U1 genome. Proteins encoded here:
- a CDS encoding pyridoxamine 5'-phosphate oxidase family protein; amino-acid sequence: MTVEITSHEELRELLGVPNARAANKERPRLHERDRDWLGASPFCLMATAGADGSCDVSPKGDPAGFTLVLDDTTIALPERPGNKRADGYRNILDNPHIGLLFMIPGRTDTLRINGRARLVSDAPWFDDMVVKGHRPVLAVVVEIEQIFYHCAKAFLRSALWQPETWQPDALPSRARLIKEVEAPVESLDDLERHYGPEYAKKIYV
- a CDS encoding DUF2231 domain-containing protein produces the protein MESRLKILGHPVHPMLVMFPVALLFTAVLFDVVDTVGGPDLLGEVAYWNITVGLIGGLLAAVAGSFDLLAIPTGTRAKRVGLLHAGANLAVILLFAAIWVVRLNADSRAAGGALLVVEVVAVAILGISAWLGGELVDRLGVGVDRDAGLDAPSSLRPQAATNRTGEAR
- a CDS encoding Hsp20/alpha crystallin family protein, translated to MSEQQTGGLGRGWRGGRQQGWDPMGELQSLRSELSRLVGGRAGASDVELTETSDGWEVVVRLPGVAPEEVAVELDDRELCVRARSEAEVNADQGIPGGFETRGFEYRVNLPSRVDPEGIDAVMDHGLLRVRLPRATRPAPRTITVGRTGPRSGDLSTGTPMPADPAADRELHRPDTVGDTDRR